One Kaistella polysaccharea DNA segment encodes these proteins:
- a CDS encoding M1 family metallopeptidase: MKKTIFLLLISTGFIAAQTSTKQDTLKGSNTEFRNFWDVKKYEIAVEPKFEDQSVSGTNKITFEIIKEVTNPVFQVDLQQPMDYKIIDSDEKLCSSKRDGDFIFIQTNRSYKRGEMHSFTIQFFGNPTVAKNAPWDGGWVFKKDDQGNPWMSVAQEGIGASVWLPSKDVWSDEPDNGIIMKITTPKDLVGVGNGRLLSQKQQKDKIVYTWEVKNPINLYSIVPNVGKYVNFKETYAGEKGPLDLDYWVLDYNVEKAQKQFQQVKPMMKAFEYWFGPYPFYEDSYKLIETPYLGMEHQSGVGYGNKYENGYLGRDLSGTGVGLNWDFIIVHESGHEWFANNITAEEKADMWIHEGFTNYSETLFVENYMDKASAEKYIVGIRKNIRNDEPIIGQYGIAKSGSGDMYYKGSNMIHTIRQIINNDDKFRQILRGLNKDFYHQMVTTKQVENYISQKSGIDFSTVFEQYLRTTQIPTLQYSQTGNTFKYRYDGGVKNLKLPIRINGNQEINPTEKWQTVKLSSAAPVKFDENYYIYYSEQK; encoded by the coding sequence ATGAAAAAAACCATCTTTTTACTGCTCATATCAACAGGATTTATTGCGGCCCAAACATCTACAAAACAAGACACGCTGAAAGGTTCTAACACAGAATTTCGCAATTTTTGGGATGTGAAAAAATATGAAATTGCGGTGGAACCAAAATTTGAGGATCAATCCGTATCGGGTACCAACAAAATTACTTTTGAAATTATAAAAGAAGTCACCAATCCTGTATTTCAGGTTGATTTACAACAGCCGATGGATTATAAAATCATTGATTCTGACGAAAAATTATGTTCTTCTAAAAGAGACGGTGATTTTATTTTTATTCAAACCAATCGGTCGTATAAAAGAGGAGAAATGCATTCATTTACGATTCAGTTTTTCGGAAATCCAACGGTGGCTAAAAATGCACCTTGGGACGGTGGCTGGGTTTTCAAAAAAGATGATCAGGGAAATCCGTGGATGTCGGTTGCGCAGGAAGGAATTGGAGCCTCGGTTTGGCTGCCGTCGAAAGATGTGTGGAGTGACGAACCAGATAACGGCATCATCATGAAAATTACGACCCCTAAAGATTTGGTCGGTGTTGGAAATGGCAGATTACTTTCTCAAAAACAACAAAAGGATAAAATCGTTTATACATGGGAAGTGAAAAATCCAATCAACCTCTACTCTATTGTTCCCAATGTTGGAAAATATGTAAATTTTAAAGAGACTTACGCAGGTGAAAAAGGACCACTTGATCTGGATTATTGGGTTTTAGATTATAATGTAGAGAAAGCGCAAAAGCAATTTCAACAGGTTAAACCAATGATGAAAGCGTTTGAATATTGGTTCGGTCCTTACCCGTTCTACGAAGATTCATACAAATTAATCGAAACACCCTATCTCGGAATGGAACATCAAAGTGGCGTCGGTTACGGAAATAAGTACGAAAATGGGTATTTAGGTCGAGATTTATCTGGAACAGGCGTTGGTTTGAACTGGGATTTTATTATTGTCCATGAAAGCGGACACGAATGGTTTGCCAATAATATTACTGCTGAGGAAAAAGCAGATATGTGGATTCACGAAGGTTTCACCAATTATTCGGAAACTTTATTTGTGGAAAATTATATGGATAAAGCCTCCGCTGAAAAATATATTGTGGGAATTCGAAAAAACATTAGAAATGATGAGCCGATTATTGGCCAGTACGGAATCGCAAAATCAGGAAGTGGCGACATGTATTATAAAGGTTCAAATATGATTCACACCATTCGCCAAATCATTAACAACGATGACAAATTCAGACAAATACTGCGTGGTTTAAATAAAGATTTTTATCATCAAATGGTGACCACAAAACAGGTCGAAAATTATATTTCTCAAAAATCTGGAATCGATTTTTCTACCGTTTTTGAGCAATATTTAAGAACGACTCAAATTCCAACTTTGCAATATTCACAAACTGGAAACACCTTTAAATACAGATATGATGGTGGTGTCAAAAATTTAAAACTACCAATCAGGATTAATGGTAACCAAGAAATCAATCCAACCGAAAAATGGCAAACCGTGAAATTATCTTCTGCCGCGCCGGTAAAATTTGATGAGAATTATTACATCTATTATTCAGAGCAAAAGTAA
- a CDS encoding sensor histidine kinase, protein MKQRNIFSKLNNWIIYLLLTSAVAAVVVASVVLIDYLRKEEIKRIELFATAIKYQQEEIIEDPVTLDLILQISKTNNTIPVIVTDKNKVPIDGEGFQINIPEKIKNDPKKIMALLRKMESSYKPIELQMPNGNNQYVFYTNSNLLNNLRYTPYILGLLILSYIFFSFWFLRTIKKTDEGYVWAGLAKETAHQIGTPLSSMIGWIEILRMENENSLGVKEIENDINRLKTISERFSKIGSVPELNDLNINETVQQNFNYLKTRISKKVNFMLVLPKEQLLIPHNRILLSWVIENMVKNAVDAMKGEGRLEIELYEKNNSTIIDVKDTGSGMTNLQSRNAFKAGYSTKKRGWGLGLSLAKRVIKEYHRGDIKVAHSEIGLGTTFRIIMKNN, encoded by the coding sequence ATGAAGCAACGAAACATTTTTTCAAAACTAAATAACTGGATTATTTACCTTCTGCTCACGTCAGCAGTTGCAGCAGTAGTTGTGGCCTCTGTGGTATTAATTGATTATTTACGTAAAGAGGAAATCAAGCGCATTGAATTATTTGCGACTGCGATCAAATATCAGCAGGAAGAGATTATTGAAGATCCCGTCACACTGGACTTAATATTGCAAATCAGCAAAACCAACAATACCATTCCTGTAATTGTGACCGATAAGAATAAAGTTCCGATTGATGGTGAAGGTTTTCAGATTAATATTCCGGAGAAAATAAAGAATGATCCAAAAAAAATAATGGCTCTACTGCGAAAAATGGAAAGCTCTTACAAACCGATAGAGTTGCAAATGCCGAACGGAAATAACCAGTATGTCTTTTATACAAACTCAAATCTATTAAACAATCTAAGATATACCCCCTATATTCTGGGGCTTTTGATATTATCATATATCTTTTTCTCTTTCTGGTTTTTGCGAACCATTAAAAAAACCGATGAAGGCTATGTCTGGGCGGGCTTGGCGAAAGAAACTGCGCATCAAATCGGAACTCCTTTATCTTCTATGATCGGGTGGATTGAAATTCTTCGCATGGAAAATGAAAACAGTTTGGGTGTAAAGGAAATTGAAAATGATATCAACCGCCTGAAAACCATTTCCGAGCGATTTTCTAAAATTGGATCAGTTCCGGAACTGAATGATCTTAACATTAATGAAACAGTACAGCAAAATTTTAATTATTTAAAAACCAGAATTTCGAAAAAAGTAAATTTCATGCTTGTGCTGCCGAAGGAACAATTGCTGATCCCACACAACCGTATTCTTTTAAGTTGGGTCATCGAAAATATGGTCAAAAATGCGGTAGATGCTATGAAAGGTGAAGGTCGTCTGGAGATTGAACTTTACGAAAAAAATAATTCAACGATTATTGATGTTAAAGATACAGGTTCTGGAATGACCAATTTGCAATCGCGCAACGCTTTCAAAGCGGGTTATTCTACGAAGAAAAGAGGTTGGGGTTTAGGTCTTTCTCTGGCGAAAAGGGTGATTAAAGAATACCATCGAGGTGATATAAAAGTTGCCCATTCTGAAATTGGGTTAGGAACAACTTTCAGAATCATTATGAAAAATAACTAG
- the dacB gene encoding D-alanyl-D-alanine carboxypeptidase/D-alanyl-D-alanine endopeptidase — protein sequence MKKLFFALLLISQFYSSQTISQKLDGATRNLLSSAPAYAANLSFYVADEQGNFVYEYNGNQGLSTASTQKIFTAAAALETLGKGFQYKTTVRYSGTLSGNILDGDLFLTSTGDPTLGSWRYDGYKPENFKQKLLKSLNDKGIRKITGNLIIDDSYFDFQTVPGGWPWNDLGNYYGAGVWGVNWRENQFDMQMVNGDLKKTNIDLPNVKWVNEVRTGGSSDQSLIFTAPYSDVAYINGKLPAKSITVSGATPNPPLTLGAEISDWLKISDIQMAGKVTSVSEQKIAGEKTSTIPKNNVLVEYNSPTLDKIIFWFMRKSVNLYGETLIKTLAKEKKGEGSFDAGISFLKDFWKGKGIHPTMINFADGSGLSPQNYVSARAEVQALIYSKKQSWFPEFYDGFPTQGNGMKMKSGTMKDTKSFAGYHTGRDGKKYVFAIILNNYQCGNISDALYQVLNSLK from the coding sequence ATGAAGAAGCTGTTTTTTGCTCTTTTATTAATTTCTCAATTTTATTCCTCACAAACCATTTCACAAAAGCTGGACGGCGCGACCCGAAATCTGCTGAGTTCTGCACCTGCTTATGCTGCAAATCTTTCATTTTATGTTGCCGATGAACAAGGGAATTTTGTTTATGAATATAATGGGAATCAAGGTCTATCTACTGCCTCCACTCAGAAGATATTTACTGCTGCAGCGGCACTTGAAACATTAGGAAAGGGTTTTCAGTACAAAACAACGGTGCGATATTCTGGAACGTTGAGCGGAAATATTTTAGACGGCGACCTTTTCCTTACTTCCACAGGAGATCCGACGTTGGGAAGCTGGAGATATGATGGATACAAACCGGAAAATTTCAAACAAAAACTTCTGAAGTCCCTTAATGATAAAGGTATTAGGAAGATTACCGGCAATCTTATAATTGATGATTCTTACTTTGATTTTCAGACGGTTCCAGGTGGATGGCCCTGGAATGATCTCGGTAATTACTATGGTGCTGGAGTTTGGGGTGTAAACTGGCGGGAAAATCAGTTTGATATGCAGATGGTAAATGGCGATCTTAAAAAAACAAATATAGATTTGCCCAATGTAAAATGGGTGAATGAAGTAAGAACAGGTGGAAGTTCTGACCAAAGCCTCATTTTTACGGCTCCATATTCAGATGTTGCGTATATCAATGGCAAACTTCCGGCAAAATCTATTACAGTATCAGGAGCAACGCCTAATCCGCCGCTGACTTTAGGAGCTGAAATTTCAGATTGGCTAAAAATTTCAGATATTCAAATGGCGGGAAAAGTGACATCGGTATCTGAACAGAAAATTGCGGGCGAAAAAACATCAACAATTCCAAAAAACAATGTATTAGTAGAGTATAATTCCCCAACATTAGACAAAATTATATTTTGGTTTATGCGCAAAAGTGTGAATCTATACGGTGAAACATTAATTAAAACTTTAGCCAAAGAAAAGAAAGGGGAAGGCAGTTTTGATGCTGGTATTTCTTTTCTGAAGGATTTCTGGAAAGGAAAAGGAATTCATCCTACGATGATTAATTTTGCAGATGGGAGCGGTTTATCGCCCCAAAACTATGTTTCTGCCCGTGCAGAAGTGCAGGCATTAATTTATAGTAAAAAACAATCGTGGTTTCCCGAATTTTATGACGGTTTCCCGACCCAGGGAAACGGTATGAAAATGAAAAGTGGAACCATGAAAGACACCAAGTCGTTTGCAGGTTATCATACGGGCCGCGATGGTAAAAAGTATGTATTTGCCATCATTCTTAATAATTATCAGTGTGGTAATATTAGTGATGCCTTGTATCAGGTTTTAAATTCTTTAAAGTAG